The genomic region tcctagtaaattatttgccatgtagaaatataatttctaccaaaaacagtgattgatcaggttagtgatgtctgactcctattattttgaacacaactgtaatagtgccatacagtaatGGTATAAACTATAATACTGCAGCCAACATGATGTAAGTTTGGACCATGATAAGGGCAGGGTTATGGTGACCATCCTTTTTTACCTATAAATCTAGTCCTCCATGTTCTTTTGGTCACTACTCATGGAGTAAAACATCATGATCTTGTTGTCTTCCTCGGTGACAGGGGGTCATCCCGTACCTCGGAGTCTTCCTCACTGACCTCGTTATGCTGGACTCCGCCATCCGGGATCATCTGGAGGTGAGTCTTCTCTTCCCTTTCTTAACTTTAGGTCAAGAAGTGAAGGGTAATATTTCATATAGTCCCTGACTGGTCGTCACTGTGGCGGTCATTGTTTGCTCGCGGGGCGTCCTTCTTCATGTTTTTCTAATACCAATCCTGTTGTTTTCAGAACGGATTCCTGAACTTTGAGAAGCGCAGGAAGGTGAGAGCTTGGACTTATACTGGAGGCTTATGTGTAGTGTTATTAACGGAACACTCCGGTCATATGGATACATTGTCGGGGACGGTGCCTGACACAGGGATGGGTTCTTTGCCGAATccttgtgtcatgctccgccccctcaTGGTTGAACCATTGCTCTCCCAACCCTGAACCCTCCATGTTTAGTCCTCCTATAATGACTTTCTTTCTTCTCATCAGGAGTTTGAGTCGCTTTCTCAGATCCGGCTCCTGCAGACCGTCTGCCTGGGATATCGCCTCACTTTAGATCCGCACTTCGTCGGCTGGTTCCAGAGACTGCGTCTTCTCAGCGAGGACGAGAGGTAAGTGTGAACAGGAACCTCTCGTCCAAAATACAGTCTGTCTATAACACtgtcttaaaggggcggtcaggaGGGTTTTGGCGCTAGAAGTTGGGTGATTTTCCGATTATTACTTTCGCAGTTACCGATTGTCATGTGACATTGAATCAAACCAAGATGCAACGGTAACCTCACCGGCACCAGTGAAGCCTACAGTGATCATCACACACTGCACGGAGTGAGTAGTAGGCCAGATATCTATGGTGGTATGTTATCAAACTGTTCTTGCTCTGCTGACCATGTTCTGGTTTTCTCACAGTCTTCTGGCCTCCATTGCGGCGCCTTTTGGACCCAGCATGCACCTGGTGTCCTGGGACACGCCCTGCGAGCGGCTGCTGACTCCAGGCCTGAGCCCGGTACGGACCATTTTGGTGGGATAACgagatttttttccttttcctgcaGAATTAGATACCAGAAATTACAATCCACCCTCTGTAGCTGCGGAGATATCTCCCCCAGTATATGACTTGACATCTTTTTTTAAATGGAGGTGATAACTAAGCACTACAGGGTAAGGCCAGGTCCACACAGCAGATAATTTCTGCCGCTTTGCAGATTTGACCCATTGAAAAGCGTGAAATTTGCAGTAATAATAACGTGCATGCTCCTATTCTGTAAGTCTCTGTGGATTTGTGCAGAGTCCGCACTGCCAAGCTGCAGACATTCCTACACTCTCTCTTTAGGGTATAGTCACACACAGAAAATATATTGCAGACATTTCTGCGATAGAAAACCCATTTCATTCGTTAATTTGAATGGGGCTGTTTTGGCGACAAGCATGTGGAGTTCTTCAAgcctcattcagatgaatggggcAGTTGCATACATTTCTGCACCAAATCTACAATGTGTAATCCCGGCGAATTTACTGCAGAGATTTCTGTGACAGAGGATTGCAGAAATCCATGGGCGTGGAAACAGATTTCCAGTCGCCATGTGTTTGTATACAGGTGAATGTAACCTAATGCGTCGGACACAAACCGCGCAGAAAGTGGCAGAGGAGAAACgatgggggagatttaccaaaACTGGTGAAAAGGAATTCAGATTGCCCAAGTCTGACATTTTGTGGGACAGGAGGTCACACTTGTGTTGTATATTGAGGATTTCTTTCTCCTTCACGGCTCTCTAATAGCAACAGAAAAGCCCTTCAGTTCCGACCCTGGATACACAGAGCTCCCCCAAACCAGCGCACAAAGGCTTGCTGAGCCCGGTAAGGACACACAGACGTTCTGCATCTTGTGGCAGTCCGCTGAATGTGACGCTGAATGTGCAGCACAGCGCCTCTTCCGAGAGCATCACCGAGCAGGGAAAATTTCCTGACCCTGCAGCAGACTTCCGCATCATTCGAGCACGGGTGGAGCCAGCAGAGAAGAACAGCGTCTACAAGAGCGTGCGGGTGAGGAGACACTATCATCGCAGGGTACAGGGTCATCTGGGGGTGCAGGGTCCTCTATAACAGCGTCATCTTGAGGGGCAGGGTCTTCTATATCAGCATCATCACGGGGAGCAGTGTCTTCTATAACATGTCATCCTTGAGTGCAGGGTCTTCTAGGGTTGCATGGCCTTCTAGAACATGGTCATCTGGGGGTGCAGGGTCTTCTATACCAGCATCATCACTGGGAGCAGTGTCTTCTATAACATGTCATCCCTGGGTCGTCTCAGGGTTTTCTACATCAGTGATGctgtccagctgttgtaaaactacaactcccaccatgccctgttgtTGGCTAATAGCTATAGGatgtccaagcatgctgggagttgtagttttgcaacagctggagggccacaggttgggcatccctgttctaTATCATCACGGGGTGCAAGGTCTTTTAGAACACAGTCATCTCGGGGTTCAGGGTCTTCTATATCATCATGGGGAGCAAGGTCTTCTATAACATGGTCATGCCTGTAGAGTCTTCTATAACAGGGTCATCTCGGGGTTCAGGGTCTTCTATATCATCATGGGGAGCAAGGTCTTCTATAACATGGTCATGCCTGTAGAGTCTTCTATAACAGGGTCATCTCGGGGTGCAGGGTCTTCTATATCATCATGGGGAGCAAGGTCTTCTATAACATGGTCATGCCTGTAGAGTCTTCTATAACAGGGTCATCTCGGGGTTCAGGGTCTTCTATATCATCATGGGGAGCAAGGTCTtctaggatgacaggccgaactggatggacaaatgtcttttttcggccttatgtactatgttactatgttaacatGGGCATGGCTGTAGAGTCTTCTATAACAGGGTCATCTCGGGGTGCGGGGTCTTCTATAAATCATCATGGGGTGCAAGTTCTTTTAGAACACAGTCATCTCGGAGTGCAGGGTCTTCTAGAAGATGATCTATAAATTATGTGATTTTATCTCCCAGATCAACAGTCAGGAGAAGGCTCCCACAGTGATCGACAGGATCGTCCGGAAACATCACACGATACTCCAGGGGCCGCAGGAACTTGTTCAGTTGTTACCTGGGAATAAAGGTGAGATCCTGCAAGGTTTGATGCTTTGCAGATACTGAGCTGTGTCCTGGAGCTCCTGACCCTGATGCAGTTACACTTGACTCAACCTAGCAAAATGGGTGGTGGGAAACCCTCATTTCTTTATGTAGGGTTGGGGCCCACATCTCCCAAACATTTGTGTATATCCTGTGCCATACATCTCAGAGAATGTAAAAACCCTTTACCGGTAAGTGCTAGCACCATTAACCTGCCCATATGCAGAACATTCCTGAGGTCAAAGCCAAGAAAACCTTTTTGAAGAAAAATGATGAATAAAAGCCGTTTCTTGGACAATAACCACATTAATCTCTGCTCCCCACAGAGCTGGTCATCCCGGGCACTGCCAACGTCTTCTATGCCATGAGCTCAGCTAGCCTGGATTTCCTGGTCCGTCCGCAGCATCTCCCCACCGTGGCCCATCAGCATGAGGCACGGCCCCATCTGAAGGCACAAATCCATGCCACCTACCCCAAAATGAAGAGCAAAGCGGGAGACTTTGCAAAGTCCCTCTTCTAGAATCTACATGTAGGACTGACGCTACATCAGGACGCTTCCTGTCATGCTGGGGGCTTGTTCTTCGTAGTCCACAGGCCCCTGGACACGACACTTTCCTTGCTCTGCACTGACACGGTGAGGAGACTGCACCTTCTTTTATCCCACTGTTACAGCATCAAGAACATTCTATGGCTGACGTGAAAAGACGGGATGTCATCCGGCAGCTTTGTGGCGACCGCGCAGGATATGGCGCCACGCTGCACGTACAGTGCTGCTCAACCTCTATACACTATCACGAAACACTATGTACTGTATTCCCAGGCTGGAACTGTCTGTATTTCTATGTTATATctatattatatttaaaaaaaataaactgtgtagAACTAAATGTCCCAGGAAGCTCTACTGTTCAAGCAGGGCTACAGATACAGACACAACGTGGCATTCTGTGAACACGTTTAATAACAGATGTGCAGGATACAGCCTGGCGTGATGGCGTGTGACCAGGAGAACATTACGAGCCATGTCCTTCCAGTGTATAAACAGAGTGATGGGGGGGTGTCGCTCTCTCAAGCCTTCACTGCCCCCTTGCCCTGCGCCCGCTGGTATTCTTGCTGCAGCTTCGCCAGGGACGTGCGTTGTTGTTCTGATCGCTGTTCCAGGTCTTTCAGCACAGTTTCATATCTCTTTCTGTGACAGGGAAGGAATGGTAGAAATGATGGATCAATgtgcaggacaaaaaaaaaaaggatgtgtttaaaggggttgtccatttttgtttttgttttgttttttaaaccttttcccATACCCAGTAGTATTGGTGAAGAAATCCAAACTTATCGTCTCCATTCACTTGACTTCCAATCCCTCTCTGTCAACTTCTGTAGAGTGACGTGTCCTCAAGTGGCACGTGAGCCAGCAGGGATGTGCTGCAGAGGtcagtcattgactgcagcagCGCAGGTGACCCCCATCCATGCACAAGCTGAGAAACGGGGACTGGAAGTccagtgaggagagctggaatAGAGCTATGGAGACAGGTAAGTAGAGATTCCTTCACAGGTACCACTAGCTGAAGATGGGGGGTGGGCTGGGATATAAacaaaacctggacaacccctttaagggctgcagacaaatgtgcatatacagtatgtgccaAACCAATCATTAATCACAAACAAGTGCAGGTCCCCCCCACAATACTGTGAAGGGTGGAATCTGTAGCAAAATATGCAGGTAAATCTCACATTACAGGTAGGTTCACACCGACCCGGACACGTTTCTATGCAAAAATCTGTGTGAATCCACTTGTATTCAGCATGCCACTGATTGAAATGGGCATCCATGCCGTAGGGCATGCCAATTCTTGATATAGAATCCACATAAACAGTGCCCAGGGAGCCACGCCGGCTAATCCGCAGCAGCAACCAGAGGTCCCACCTTGGATGTGTGCTGCGGATTCCATGGCAGGGTTTTTCCGGTGTGTCTTTAAATAGTGTGAACACAGCCCAATACATGCAGATTTACCCGCTTTGCACAATCAGGGTCTAGGTCTCTACAAAGAATAATTAACTGAAAGGCGGTCTGTGACCGGAGCCCCCGACGGCGCGTGAGCTCAGCAGACTGCGCTCTGTTGTACACCGCTCCTTCCCCCGTGTAGCTGTACTCACATCTCTCCGTTTATATACAGCAATCTCTTGTCCACCGTGGACTTTGCTTCTTCTAAATCTTGCTTTACCAGGACCGGCCCGATCAGTTTGTACACGGCGttactgtcatccagcagagccAGCTCCTGCAAAAGTGCAATATAATAAAATGCATCAGCGTTCCCCGCCAGTACATGCAATGCTAAAAGTGCCTGGAAGAGGAGTGATCCGGGCGACGATACGAGACAGGACCACCGTCACTGCCACAGCTTCATGGGATACAGAACTAGATATCGCATCCCCGGCCCTCCCGCCAGGGACGTGGAGTCAGGAAGCCAAAGACTCCTGCACTTTATTACAACTACTTCAGAATTATCTAGCCATATTTATTGGAATATTATTTCTGAAATTACTGACATTTTCTATAGTCCTGTAAGTAAATATATAATGAATACACTGGAAAACACTCGTACAGTGAATAATTGTAAGAAATCGATGCATTTGTCCTCAGAAACAGTTAGAAAAAGCTCTATATGTATCCTGGAAATGCAGAGAATCCTGTGCAAGTCTAAATGGGCATAAAAGAAATATGTAAGAAGCTGCTATATCCAGTGCTGCCGTTAAAGGGTTACCCAGGAAGAAATAATATATTACAGCAGCCTCTGATATGGAAAGGTTCCTACTTACCTGCTATCCACAGCTCCCGTGTGTCCACGGCTTGTTTACTTCTTCTCCGGCATTatcatctgctctgctgcagccaatgactggtgtcTGCAAGTGACATATCATCCATGAAGCCAGTTGTTGGCTGCAGTGGAACAGGTGACCATCTCCATACAGG from Bufo gargarizans isolate SCDJY-AF-19 chromosome 9, ASM1485885v1, whole genome shotgun sequence harbors:
- the PFDN6 gene encoding prefoldin subunit 6, which codes for MAAQLQEKLQGEVTKYQQVQKDISSSMSARQKLEAQLTENNIVKEELALLDDSNAVYKLIGPVLVKQDLEEAKSTVDKRLLYINGEIKRYETVLKDLEQRSEQQRTSLAKLQQEYQRAQGKGAVKA